Genomic DNA from Puntigrus tetrazona isolate hp1 chromosome 6, ASM1883169v1, whole genome shotgun sequence:
GGCATAGACTTCATTGAAGAGGTGGTGGAGTATCACAATGTAAGTGGCTGCTGAAACTTCTCGTATCTTAAGTCCTTTTTAATGTGCTCAGCTGCGATTCTCCACCTTTTGATTTCACAGGGCTACATCATTGTGGGCGCAAACCTACACTTCAGAACAGGTCTGAGAGAAATAATCGAGAAGAAGCTGTCGGGCGAGACCGACAACTCAATTTAAGACGAGAGCCTGCATGAAGTCGTGCACAGATACTAAAACATAGAGCAATAAATGAAGGTTTTAAAAGATGAGATCTAACCTTCCCGCAGAAGCATGATGTTTAATAACTGTACAGAACATTTGATCCTCAAGACCTGCTATTGTTAGTCAACACGAACTATACGTTCAACCCATCTACTCTCTGAATACACGTTCCTGGTGTAATAGTGTACGGTTTGCACTTCATGCCAACATGCATTTTTCCTAATACTCACCCAATAGTTAATGCAATATTATACTGCTAATAAAATGAACACTGGCAGTGAGTGCAAATGACCAGCAAGTTAGGTATTTCACCTTTAGCACAAATAGTGCATTTCTTCTATTTACACTTTGTGCAAACAGTATTTGCTCTCAGTGTAAATACGGTCTAACTTTTTACACTCTGTGTAAATAGCTGTTGCGTGAAGATTACACCAATATAAGCAAATACGCATGTATTTACAAAAAGCAGGACACGTAGAGATGCTCTTGAGGATGGCATTTTAATTAGGAAACAGATCCCCCACAAACCAATTCAAAGTTACGTTCAGACACGACTCTGTTCTTATACCAGACACCCACCTAATAAATCAGTGCATTAATATATGAAGTGAACGAAGTACATTTTTACCCACATTTCAGAAGCAAAATGGGTTGCGTATGCAGGTTCACGTTGAGTTTAAAAGGTATTGCACAAGTGTCTGAACACATGTAGAACTCTTATACTGTGTGCTTAGTTgtataaaacaatgtatttgtacttttagttggattttttttgtacacGTTTTATCACATATTGATTGTTTCATGAGATTGCTTTGCCATCCTCATCATTtgtggatgaaaaaaaaaaaaaaaaaaaatcactgtacctctttataaaacaacaacatgtcGAAAATGAGCAAACGTTACCGTTTAACTTAAGTTCATTATGAAATGGGTTTAAAAAGGCagttttctaaaaagaaaaaaaaaaaaaagatcagagaAAAACGTAAAATCAtagaaaatgtctttaattaaaaaacagggAGAGGATtaaaaaggcacaaaaataTTCCCTTATGAGCACAAGTACATCACTTTAAACCACAAACGAGTGACACCTCAACCAAAGTCTAGTTATCAGAGTGACGTAATCTGTGTGATGATTAATAAAAGCTACGGTTTCATGTTTGAGAAGACGTGAGCTAAAATTGTGCAATTAACAGTCATCATCCACTCACAGCTGATCGGATTGCATTTCAATTCGTAAACACTTAGCGTCTCTCGCTATTAAATCAATCAGAATCAGAGATCGACAGACACCTGGAAATCTCTTCAACGCATAAGACAAAATTATGTACAGTCAGCATGACTTTAGTTCACAGGCTGGCAACTGAACTACTTAAACACATAGTTTTGAGTAGCAAAatgaggaggggaaaaaaaaaaaataaaaatctgtggtGCATACATCAGAAACATTATACCAGTGTGAAAGtgcaaatacagtaaaaatcccTGAGTGTGTTCTAGTAAGGTTGTTTGGTGATGAAGCGACTGAACATCGTGAAGGCCGCTATGGGTTTGTCAGTGGGAACCATGTGACCCGAACCCTGTGGAGGACATGGAAACatacgatttaaaaaaataaaaacaattatatagatagatggaatACAATAAAAGACATAAATAGTCCATTGTGAGAAAAAATTTGATGGAGATCACTGATGCATATACTGAGTAAATTAGTTTACAGTGGAGGTGCATGTTAGTCTAAACCCTAGTAAGCTGCCTGTGATGCCTAAAATGCTGTCTACCCAAGCAGCTCAGTAGGTGTTTGGAACAGTCATGGCATCATTTTATAATtcacttaaaatttaaaaaccaCAGCGATCACGAAGCGCGCCATTGGTTTTACCGCAGCCTTACCTTCACCGTGAGAAAAGAAATGTGGGAAAAATCCTTGACAAAGCCGCCGATCTGCTGAGTTTCACCGTTGAAATAAACCCAAGGTCTGCGCTGCACCTGTACCTGTTGGAGAAGATGAAGAGATCGTTTATTCTACtactgcaataaataaataaataatacactttgCCATGAAAAAGACATTGCTGCTGACAtggcaaaaataatgactaatttaaatcaatatcatttcaataaaattgCATCATTCAACTTATAACTTCCTATGacaaattatacaattattgaGAAAGGTTTTTGCATCACTATGAAATGATTTTTCTTCTTGTAAAAAAAGTAGACACGTGGCATCAGTGGGCAACAACTCGCCTCTTGCTGGAGCGACTCCACAAACCACTCGTCTCCTAGAAAGTTGCAGGCCATGTCCACATCTCCATTATACACCAGCACGCGGTATTTctgttataaaaatgaaattgaagtCAATAAAAGCCGATAAACATTTGATTCGCAAGCGTTTACATTTTGATCACTCACTAGCGCTCCAAGAAGCTTCAGGTACTGCTTCTTCACATCGTTGAACAGACGTTTGTAGTTCAGGTTGACTTCAGCGCTGCAACGAACAACCAGATAAACTGCGATTGAAAATCCCGCATCACAAAACTCATTCTCGTGGTTCAAGCGCGCTCACGCACCTGCAGATGACCCAGTCCAGAGCACCGCGGGAGATGTGGAGAGCAGACTTCACCAGCGGGTTGTTGAGGTACAGCGTGGACGGAGTCGAGTTGGTGCACGGAGGATCCAGCCTCGAGGACTTGAACAGGGAGACCACATCTCGCAATTTCTGATTCGGTGATAAGAGTCGAGTGGATTAACCCTCAGAGCACCACGTAAAGGGGTTAAACAGCATGACCAGGCACAAAGCTTTCATAGTCATTACGAAACAAGGAAGTTCACCAAAATAGAAGTGGTTTCAAACctatatgcatttctttctggTGTCAACagacaatattattaaaaatctaaGTAACCAAGCAGTTGATGATCCCCAGTGAATTTCCAtagtatggacaaaaaaaaagttgtgtgaAATTCAATGACGACTAGTAACTAAGAAGGTTCTCAACTTCTTAGATTTGCACAACATCTTTGTATTCAGCAGATGAGAGAAAGTCATTCTGTTTCGGATCGGCTCGAGTGTCCGTAAAGGACAAGTTTTGGGTGaagaatttctttaaaaaggtgCTACATGCATTAGGCATTAAAATACCATGACGCGTTTCTTAACActcttgtttatctgaaaaacaatgctacagtcagTTATATTCCTGCAAATGCATGTCCCGGGACGGAGCGTCAGTCTTTGTTTTGGTCTGTGTAACCCGCCCGCTGCCAGTTTAGCCCCTCCCCTCGAACGCAGATGAGCCAATGGCAGTCGAGTATCAGTTGTCATACACGTTATGTTACAAACTACAAACACTGATGTTAGTGAAGTAATCAACAAACTGTTCTCAGTAAAACCCTTGCTTCCAGTTATCCACCGTATTTATTCGTAAATATCTCCATGGAGTATTTAATTCCCATTTAGTGGAGTTCTgtgtaaaaaatgtgcaaaaacatcCCCGGACAAGGTTTTCAAACAGCTGCAGTCACTGTAAAACAGTGAGAAACTCTTTGTCCGAggtagcaacagtaactaaagGGGGGCAGGGCTTAAGGATGGGTCAACTGTATTTCAGCATAGCAGGATGCAAGTCGGCTGAAAGTGTAGAACGTATCATTTTATTCATGATCATGTGCACTCGTTCCTGTTGGTGTCGGCAATCTGGTAAATCTTATGCATGCCACGTCTGAGGAGGAGGGGCTAGGTGAAGAGTAAATATCTACGGTATTTAAAATTTGGACTGCAATGCATGGCTCAATTCCACATGCAGCACCTTTTTGCAAACTCGTcacaatttaaacaaataaaattagagAGCTGATGGAATGGGAATATATTCAGTGCATTAAGATCTAAAAGCTGCCTCATTACTTTCATTGCACGGAAATAAGCACGCTAAACATGCCCTTTTGCACAAACTTCTCTACCTCGTTCTGCGCTTTGGACCATGGATGGTTGAGGAAGTGGTGGCCCAGGTCTCGGATCACAAACTGGCCATTTTCAATGCTGGTTTTAagaacacagaacaaaaaaaaaaaaaaaaaagagactggaATGTCTTCGTATGAACAGTTATATAACTAATAAAGTTATGAGTTACATAACTGAACCGAGCTCACCTGACCCGCTGCTGTACACCTCCGGCACAGGGTGCGTACAGGTTATAAATGTTGAGTCCTGAATTGTAGACTATATTTTGAGCTGTATAGagctaaaaagagaaaatatgagAAAAGATGAGGGGAGGATATATGACGTGACAAGACTTTAGCGGGGCACCGTTTAACTTACAGAAACGGAGCAGTTCACGTCCTGGTTATCGTGGAAGTTGCACACTCCATCTTTGCAGCAAAATTTCTGCAGGTCATTCCACAAgctgcacataaaaaaaaaaaaatgcaataaatacaaattaaaaagtaaaattaaatgcataaaaacaaatactcaaagtgcacaattgttttatatatatatatatatatatatatatatatatatatatatatatatatatatatatatatatatatatatatatatatatatatatatatatatatatatatatatatatatatatatatatatatatatagtacctGGTCCCAAGAAGTCCATGATAGTATGCAAAATAGATGAGTGAATTATCATTCAGTTCATAACTTGACAAGCCATTTCCAACTGCAATACCCtgcaagacaaacacacacacacacgtcacacacTCTGCTTACTTAATATCTGTGTTTATTATGGGTAATACAGTCCCTCCTACCTGCAAATTAATGCTGCTGTCCTCCATAACGATCTCAGCCAGTGTGGGAATGTAAATGCCTCCGTAACTCTCTCCGGTCAGGAAAAACTCATTCTTGCTGAACTCAGGAAACGACCTGAAAAATTCTTTCAGGGCCAAGTAGTTGTTTGTGGCCACCTGGAAAGTCAGTTATTATACGGTTACCATTTTGGCTCTTGATCATGAAAAGTTCAGTTAAATCTGTGTTACGCAATTAAAtactcatacatacatacatacatacataacacATGCACACAGGGATATATAGTAGGATTTAAATCATACATACCTCTGTATCATTGGTAGTGTACTTCTTGTCATCAGAGTAGGAGAAGCCGACACCTGCTGGTGACTCCAGgtataaaacatttgcaatcTGGAAAAACAGCCCATGTTTAGTACAGTAACTAAAAGACCACAAGAGTAGAAGATCTCACGTGACTGCTTTAAGGAAGTGTCATAGTCCAGTTACTAAAACTGCTGCTTTAAGGTAAAAACTGGCCCCAAGGCTTCCTCATTTCACAACAGAGATAactattatacacacacacacacacacacacacacacacacacacacgtcaactAACTAATACTATATACGCCAAAATCCATACCTTGTTCCAAGCATAAGGGTTATATTCTAGAGTTGCACCGTCATCTTGGATCTGTGAATAACCAGAGAGAACATATCAaatgatttaaagcatttatgctttaaaatattttaatgaagttAATTCTGAAACATCAGTttcctaaataataataacaataataataataataataataataataataataataatctcacCAGGAATGGTCCGTGTTCTGTGAGTAAACCATCCAAGGAGCTGCATCCCGGTCCTCCGTTCAGCCACAGAACAACCGGACTATTGGCCGGATCTTTCTGAGACTCAACAAACCTGAACATCAGGAACACAGTAACATTTGCATTTGGGAATTTTCAAAACCACTCTTAGGGTCATTTAATTGAAAGTGAAGGTCACCAGTAGTGAAGGTGTTTGTTGTCTGCCACGTTGAAGTATCCTGAATAATGCCTGAAGCTGGGCTGTTTTGGAAGTCCGGGAAGATATTTGATCTCATCTGCATTCGGAGCCCCAGAAACCTCCAGAACCCCCAGCAACAAACACACCAGCACAAGATGCATCTGAAACACAGCAGAACACAACAGTTACTGACTTAACCTTCTTTTAGAGAAGATCAGTCATCAACTATAATGATATGAAGCAAAGAGGTCACCCAAAACCAAATGGAAATCTATAAAACCTTTCATCTAATTCGAAGCACTAACCAGGAAATTGAGGGTTTATTCTAATATAACGGTGGAAATCTTACGCATGGACGGATATTAGTCAACAAAAGAGAGATTAAAATGATTCACAGTGTTATTTAATTAGTCTTACCTTTCCAGGTGTGGGGAAAAAATCTTAACCGGCTAGTAAATGGTTTAAGTAGTCCCAAAAATTCATGTGACTTCAACTTTCCCGTGATGAAGTCACGTGATGCTTTTAGTCCGCggtgtcaaaataaaagacgTTATTTAAGTTGTAAAAATACTCTAAAAACAAAGGACAACCTACacataattatgtatattaacctatacataattatttctattttcataaTCACACGCATTTTAAAACACTAGTATTTGCAAGGTAATGCAAggataaattaaaatatcaagTTTACTATACtagtttatttcactttaattgttAAGACACTATGTACTTGTGCAAcgtattatatttgattttgatattgatattttgaTTTTGCAAGTCGGTCTAAATGAACGCCAGGaacgtaaaaaaacaataatttgtcCCCGAATCGTTGTTTACAAATGAGCTTTAGGACTTTGATTTTGAAAACAGCGCCATCAACGCAGTCTCTAAGCAACTCGCAGTTCCGCGCAGGATCGTCGCACGGTTGCGGCAGTTTCGCAAGCGGGAGTTTCGTTTCAATTGTTCGCGCAAAAGGGACACCGCGAGAAAATCGCCGGATAGTTTCCAGGTTCCCATGGTAACGGTAAGAGTTTACTTCAATGATCTGACAAAACTTTTCTCAGGAATCGAAGGTTCTAGAGCTGCATTCAATGTTAGCTAGCATTACGTTAGCTGCCCCGTTGGTCGTAGCATCGATTGTTCTTTCTGATCAAAGAAAGTAAATGCCGTCTTGGTGGTAATAACGCAACGTTTAAACCGTTCAACTCGAACACGGTTGAAAAAGAGACGCATTTAAAGCAGCGGAGCATCTAACGTTACTGTGCGGAGCAACATGGCGCCTGATCGAATCTCACGGTATACGAAGCGTGCGCGGTTTCCCGACAGCTCTTAAAAGGACGGAATATGCACGATGCGCATTTTTTTTCACGGGAGTACGCGGTGTTTGTCGTTTACAGCACCTTCTGCGCGTTCTTTTGCACGCTTTGATTTCGCGTGACGTCACGACAAGGTGACAAAATGTCGGAAGGGTTGTTGTGGCGCCGACGAGGATTTTATGCTGTCCCTTGTCATGCCTCTGCCTTTTGAATGATAAAAAGTGGTTGAAGTATTGACAGTGGAGGATGGCAGAcagtttaaaaatactaaatcgCGCGACAGTTTACTGTAGCAGTTTGTTTTGACTCTTTGAACAATGTGAGGCAGTAAGAACAGGtgtgtaatatgtataatattcaAGCAGTAATATGAATATAAGTAATAGAGTGACAAAATACAGAGTCATAAGTCatgtatgtaatttatttatatatatatatatatatatatatatatatatatatatatatatatatatatatatatatatattagtattccATATTTTTAGCTTATTCTTTGTGCAGTCTTCATCAAAACATAttcaagtaaatttttttttcatagataaACAATTTTGTGTGCAcgttttttatcatttatttgaatttgcttaaatttagcattttacaaCATTTGAACTCAACATTTGAAATTTGCCTTAAGAAACTTGCCCACAAACTTTACTATTCCGGTAAATTCTATTTGCTCTAATTTTTGAGGGTAAATAGTACAATGCAATCTTGTAATCTGCTCAAATAATGTAACCCAAAAGTCCTGTTTTCACTCTCCGTTGTTGGCAGTTGATTTTCTTGAGGTAGagtcatctaaaaaaaaaaaaaaaaaaggtggaacGACCAGCATTCATCTGGTAAGGTACCGAGAAGCTTCAGGGTATGATACTGTGTTTTGACCAGAATGGCCAAGTGGACAACAAAGTCTACAGCATCCGTGAGCTCTTAACATTCAACTACTGTGGCCAAAACATGCACAGTAAGAAGCGTGCCAAGAAACTGCGCGATGATTGCTTTCAGATTTACGCCGTAGTGGAAAATTTGGTCTAATAGCAAATATTTCAATGCACCCCTTGAGCCGTGGTGTCCAGTGTCCTCTGTGTTTTTGGTGACCCACTGACTGGTTCCTCAAGTGACGCCTCTACGATGTGGATACCGATGTTAGCggatttttaaaactttggaCAACCTGCAAGAAATTTTTGGGGAGCATTTTATGTTTATCCCCAGGAACGGGCCCGTTCGAGATTTGATGTTCCCTTCGACGTCAAGCTTGCATATTTTCCATCGCGTGATCTTTGGAAACCCCCGACTTTCCTTCAGGTTTTCATGTCGTCTTCACCAACAGTTTTTCATCAAATACTCGAgaaatgtgtttcatttaaaaaaggcaaTCTGAGGAGCATCTTTGCATGAGGCTTGAAGCGCCGCTGCAAAATCCAAGGACTCTTGCGATCCCCACTGAgccaaaatattatttcatttttagcagTTTATTTGGCGTAAGTGACAAAATGCCAAATAATCAGGCGGCATAACACTGCATGAATTGAACTGTACTTAGAAATTCTACTTGTGAAGTTTCTCAAGTTTGtcttttaaagtcaacatgaaactaTATCGGCATAGCATTTCGGAATGAAACGAGGGATTCAAttagaaaagaaataatgttCAAATCGGTCGATTTGAGAGATGTTTAAGAACGTAAATCTGGttgatttttgatttcatgttgacttctGCGTTGTTTTTATACGTTGCCCAGTCATTTTACCTCTGGAATCTCTCTTTTCTTACATGTCGATGCATCGTCAATTTCAAGACCTTGGGGGAAATATAGCTAATCAAATAGTCTTGTAACTAAAATCAACTGCAAGGGTTCCCTGAAAACGGGCCGTTGAACCTAAAGCTCGTAGAAGCATGTCGCACAGAAGAAGCCGGAGTAGTACGCCACCCTCGTACACCACCAACAGCAATGATCCTCGTGACCTGGAGCGACGGATTTTTGTCGGAAATTTGCCCACGGCACACATGGCGAAGAAGGACATGGAGGATCTGTTCAGGCCGTATGGGAAAATACAGGGTTAGTAGCGTACAAATTCAAAGCCTTTTTCAGACGTTTCGGAAAGTTTCATAGTGTTCGCTGCAGTTTTAACTGGTCGAACCCACAGTTCTTTAGACTTTTGGTCTAAAGGCTTTGGTTGCGATTTGCAAAAAGCCAGGGAAGCTTAGGCCAAAAATCCACCAAAAAGCGCCTTTTTGCGTAAAACGAAAATGATTGTTCCCTTTTCCAGCTTTGTCCCTGTTTCGCGGGTATGGATTTGTGCAGTTTGAGCGAGTCGAAGATGCTGAAGCCGCTAAAGCCGGACATAACGGCCGAATTTATAGAGGTTATAAACTAGGTAAGGATTTGGTATTAAACACTGGAGTGGTTTGGGGAGTTGTTACATTTTAGCTTAAGAGAAAAGGCCTAAGTCATAGGGCCGAGTATGTATTACTGTAACCCATTATGGTTTTCTAATAAAGACAAAATTGACCTTAAATATGTTCATTACGCAAATGGCATAATTAAGGaagattgattgattgcttgatttattttttttactttctacaTGTAAAGGTATACATGGAGACTATGAATCCGAAGGAACGTTTTACAAATAGGTTATATATTGGTGTCCTATGGTTTTTTTGAAACCAATTAATATGTAGACTGCTGCAGATCATCTTTTGACTGTATGATTAAAATTATTCAATTGTATCAGAATTTTAATGGCATTTATTGAATTGTTAGTgctataatttgtatattttttttcaatactcTTATTTGTCCAAATAGAGTTGTGGTCTTATGAGGTCTAATGAGGTCTAATAAGTGTTTACAGCCggtgtttaatgtgtttaatgtcaAATACATTCGTACACATGATACAGAGGTTCATGATACAAGTTTCCCATCAGTGTAGTGATGCTATTTTGGAAATGCTTACAATTACAGATTACAATGTTCATCTGATGCAGAAAGTCAAATGTTCATCCtctgagtaaaataaaacaaaaaactcgTTTGGCTCTGAAATATTTCCGTCTTTTGTCATATTGAACGTTTGGATTGGTTTATTTGCAGATGTAAATATGGCAGCGGAGAGACGACAGAATAAAGCCAGGTCAAGCCCTCCACGCAGGTAAAGTATCGCTGGGACTTTTGCTAATGAAGACGACCTCTATCGAGAATTTTGGTAAACGTTTTTTCCCTCCACAATGGAATTCATCGAAAGttctaaaatgcataaatatcgTTGTCGAGAGCGCAAAAACGGTTCGGTCGATATTTCTCGCGGCTATTcggtttttagtttgttttattattttttttcccttttcatcACTTTTAGTTGTGTCAGAATTAACTCAAATAAAGTTGCTAGGGTCACTTGAGTATGTTTCCCTTGGTGTGTCTTTGTCCAAACAGTGTGTTATTCAATCTGCTAACTTACTATACACGGTTTTAACGAAATCGTTCACTGACGTTCGCTGCTTCCTGCTGGAGTCTTCTCCGACACTCCAATTAACATTCACTTCAGTTTGAccaaaaagctaattatttcATGTACCAAGTGGGATGGaaacaattaaaactaattttgagCAGTTCATTGAATTTGATGgatgtgttatttgtttttggagGTTGGTATTTGCCTTTCCAGCCAATTCATCGTCACCACctcagttttaaaataaaacgagACTAATTATTTTGCGGTCGTGGAACGGTGCGGTTTATTGTGTCGGTTTCTTAAagcgttttgaaaattaaaaacttgcgttgcttgcttaaaaaaatacaaacagaaaataataaatggctgacaaaatataataaaagttcatttttatcCTGAAACCTGTTGAACCTGCTGTTCATTTTGCTTAAATTTGACTTTTGGCAACTAACGGGTGGACCCTGGTTTTCATggttgctttaaaaacattgtgttcGACGTCTTTCCCATTTTTGGAGAGCTATATTTTGAATTTGCGTAGGTACGTTCTATAAGAGAAATGATGTGCATTTTGCGACCGGTCCGATTAATAATGACATGCCCTCTCATGTCAGTTGTCCCTGGCAACAGACAAACTCAAAGCACTTAATTGATTTTCtggtaaaaataacatttgcgtacagtgttctttgtttttttaccatttaactGTCGTAATGTCTTTGAAGTACTTGGTAAAATTCTCTCTGTGAATTGTCTAAAAGGGCTATTAGTTTTGGGGGGTTAAGTGTGTAGTTGGCACGTGTTAATTGAGTGTATTTTGTTCTGTTCAGGCCAGCCAGCTCTTACGGGGACAGTCGAGAGCCCGGCCCCCGTTCTCGGTCCCCGGTACATGGGCGAGATTCTCGAGACCATCGTGACAGTCGAGAGATGAGGAGCGACAGCCGTGAGCAGCGTCCCGGTCCACCTCGTGAGCATGATACTAGAGGGCCGCCCGAGGAGAGATACAGGGGGTCAGAGAGCAGGGAGAAAGATCCTTCCTACAGGTGCGCTCACAATGCATTTAAACTGacgattttttttgtttgtttgtgcatgtaCAGTTGTTGTTGTGTTGTAGCGTCGTCTAAACAACATTCACTGTACTTCTACAGGGATGAAGGGTATGATCGTTATTACCGCGGAGAGTATGACTATTATCGGAAGAAAGAAGAGCCGTACCCAGAGCGCTACAGAGAACCCTGGAACGGCAGGAGAGATTCTGAGGGTTGGTTCAGTTGTTTACAATAATAGtataaagctgatttttttgtaaagaatataaatggtatttttaaaatgagtaatttttttgcattgtgcactaaattgatttaaaacatttgttatttgaaataaaatactattttaacaaaaaaaaatacttggaaTTATTTACATTGTTATTCAGTATGTagtttaatatgaaataaagtgaaaacGTTGTGTTTGTGCATAATATGTGAAGGATACTA
This window encodes:
- the ctsa gene encoding lysosomal protective protein, producing the protein MHLVLVCLLLGVLEVSGAPNADEIKYLPGLPKQPSFRHYSGYFNVADNKHLHYWFVESQKDPANSPVVLWLNGGPGCSSLDGLLTEHGPFLIQDDGATLEYNPYAWNKIANVLYLESPAGVGFSYSDDKKYTTNDTEVATNNYLALKEFFRSFPEFSKNEFFLTGESYGGIYIPTLAEIVMEDSSINLQGIAVGNGLSSYELNDNSLIYFAYYHGLLGTSLWNDLQKFCCKDGVCNFHDNQDVNCSVSLYTAQNIVYNSGLNIYNLYAPCAGGVQQRVSIENGQFVIRDLGHHFLNHPWSKAQNEKLRDVVSLFKSSRLDPPCTNSTPSTLYLNNPLVKSALHISRGALDWVICSAEVNLNYKRLFNDVKKQYLKLLGALKYRVLVYNGDVDMACNFLGDEWFVESLQQEVQVQRRPWVYFNGETQQIGGFVKDFSHISFLTVKGSGHMVPTDKPIAAFTMFSRFITKQPY